In Persephonella sp., a single window of DNA contains:
- a CDS encoding MoxR family ATPase, with protein sequence MHVKNEKIQGIIETLSQFLHGKEQALRLSLITFFSRGHLLIEDMPGLGKTTLAIGIAKIMGLSFGRIQATSDLLPTDITGVSIYNKQLQRFEFHPGPIFNNIVLVDEINRATPKTQSALLEAMGEKQVTVEGETYKLPKPFFVIATQNPVEQFGTFPLPESQMDRFMMKISIGYPSREAEREILKGGSKREELYRISPILDKEEVMKIQNEIEQVYLSDKVIEYILDIVEATRKSKYFASGLSIRGTLTLAKTARTNAYFKGRDYVIPEDIKELLPYTIPHRVILHEIYQNTDSEELILSVVEKIPVPA encoded by the coding sequence ATGCATGTAAAAAATGAAAAAATTCAGGGAATTATAGAAACCTTATCCCAGTTTTTACATGGGAAAGAACAGGCATTAAGATTGTCTTTAATTACATTTTTCTCAAGGGGACATCTGCTTATAGAAGACATGCCCGGTCTTGGTAAAACAACCCTTGCCATAGGGATAGCCAAAATAATGGGGCTTTCCTTTGGAAGAATACAGGCAACCAGTGATTTGCTTCCTACAGATATTACAGGAGTTTCAATCTATAATAAACAGCTTCAAAGGTTTGAGTTTCATCCGGGACCTATTTTTAATAATATCGTGCTGGTTGATGAGATTAACAGGGCTACTCCGAAAACCCAGAGTGCCTTACTTGAGGCTATGGGAGAAAAACAGGTGACAGTTGAAGGGGAAACATATAAACTCCCCAAACCATTTTTTGTTATAGCTACACAAAACCCTGTTGAGCAATTTGGAACATTTCCCCTCCCTGAATCTCAGATGGATAGATTTATGATGAAAATAAGTATAGGATACCCTTCCAGAGAAGCAGAAAGAGAAATTCTAAAAGGCGGTAGCAAAAGGGAGGAGCTTTACAGAATTAGTCCTATACTGGACAAAGAAGAAGTTATGAAAATACAAAATGAGATTGAACAGGTCTATCTATCAGACAAAGTTATTGAATACATACTGGATATAGTTGAAGCAACCAGAAAATCTAAATATTTTGCCTCTGGACTATCAATCAGAGGAACATTAACTCTGGCAAAAACGGCACGGACAAATGCATATTTTAAAGGCAGAGATTATGTAATTCCTGAGGATATAAAGGAGCTTTTACCTTACACGATACCACACAGGGTGATACTACACGAAATTTATCAAAATACTGACAGCGAGGAACTGATATTATCGGTGGTGGAAAAAATTCCCGTTCCGGCATGA
- a CDS encoding thiamine pyrophosphate-dependent enzyme codes for MGKSIVERAYYLMKLGRVFEERAKEEYMKGNIAGFLHLAIGEEAVHVGATLAFGKGDIFVHYREHVWALARGISPKAIMAELFGKVTGVSKGKGGSMHLYEPSMNFYGGNAIVGAHIPHAVGAAYARKYLGHTEGVLVAFGDGATNAGNYYESLNLAALWELPVLFLNENNFYAIGTRVDRASAIKELYKKAKEYMPAIRVDGMNFFEVYDAVSKAKEYIETEGKPYYIEAVTYRYEPHSMSDPGDYRSPRELKVFHDKDPIEFLKKEGLKRGLLTEEFIETTDKRVEREIEEAVKFALESPEPDDKELYTDIFCEVCTDVIP; via the coding sequence ATGGGAAAGTCAATAGTAGAACGTGCCTATTATCTAATGAAATTAGGCCGTGTCTTTGAAGAAAGAGCCAAAGAAGAGTATATGAAAGGAAATATCGCAGGTTTTCTCCATCTTGCAATCGGTGAAGAGGCAGTCCATGTTGGTGCTACACTTGCTTTTGGCAAAGGAGATATTTTTGTTCACTACAGGGAGCATGTCTGGGCACTTGCCAGAGGAATATCCCCGAAAGCTATAATGGCTGAGTTGTTCGGAAAAGTAACAGGTGTTTCAAAGGGAAAAGGCGGTTCAATGCATCTTTACGAACCTTCAATGAATTTTTACGGTGGTAATGCAATTGTCGGAGCCCATATTCCACATGCAGTAGGAGCAGCTTACGCAAGAAAATATCTTGGACATACTGAAGGAGTCCTTGTTGCATTTGGAGATGGAGCAACGAATGCAGGTAATTATTATGAGTCCCTTAATCTTGCTGCCTTATGGGAGCTACCGGTTTTATTTCTAAATGAAAATAACTTTTATGCAATTGGAACAAGAGTTGATAGAGCATCTGCCATAAAAGAGCTTTACAAAAAAGCAAAAGAATATATGCCTGCAATAAGAGTAGATGGTATGAACTTTTTTGAAGTCTATGATGCTGTTTCAAAAGCAAAAGAATATATAGAAACTGAAGGAAAACCTTATTATATAGAGGCTGTTACATATAGATATGAACCACATTCTATGTCAGATCCGGGAGATTATAGGTCACCGCGGGAATTAAAAGTTTTCCATGATAAAGACCCTATAGAATTCCTGAAAAAAGAAGGTTTAAAAAGAGGTCTGTTAACAGAAGAATTTATAGAGACTACAGATAAAAGGGTTGAAAGGGAGATAGAAGAAGCAGTTAAGTTTGCATTAGAATCTCCTGAACCAGACGATAAAGAGCTTTATACAGATATTTTCTGTGAGGTGTGCACCGATGTTATACCGTGA
- the panC gene encoding pantoate--beta-alanine ligase — MLVKSVEEMKKIVKRLKEEGKSIGFVPTMGYLHEGHISLMRCSKRDNDITVVSIFVNPIQFGVNEDLDRYPRDLERDLQICKKEGVDYVFHPSVEEMYPEGFSTYVIVEGLTEGLCGAYRPGHFKGVTTVVNKLFNIVKPDRAYFGEKDYQQLKVIQRMVKDLNMNVQVIGCPIVREPDGLAMSSRNKYLSPEERKAALSLSKALFKAKELFESGETDINKIRKEMEKIILSHPEVKEIQYIEFVDAETLEPKEKLEKGTVIALAVFIGNTRLIDNIKV; from the coding sequence ATGCTCGTAAAATCTGTAGAAGAAATGAAAAAGATAGTTAAAAGGCTTAAAGAAGAAGGTAAATCTATAGGTTTTGTTCCAACAATGGGTTATCTTCATGAGGGGCATATCTCACTTATGAGATGTAGTAAAAGGGATAATGATATAACTGTTGTGAGTATTTTTGTAAATCCTATACAGTTTGGTGTAAATGAAGACCTTGATAGATATCCAAGGGATTTAGAACGGGACCTTCAGATATGCAAAAAAGAAGGAGTAGATTATGTTTTCCATCCTTCAGTTGAAGAGATGTATCCTGAAGGATTTTCAACTTATGTGATAGTAGAAGGATTAACAGAAGGGTTATGTGGTGCTTACAGACCGGGACATTTTAAAGGTGTCACAACTGTTGTAAACAAACTATTTAATATTGTTAAGCCGGATAGGGCTTATTTCGGGGAAAAAGATTATCAGCAATTAAAGGTCATTCAAAGAATGGTAAAAGACCTGAATATGAATGTTCAGGTAATAGGATGTCCTATTGTGAGGGAGCCTGATGGTCTTGCAATGTCCTCAAGAAATAAGTATCTCTCCCCTGAAGAGAGAAAAGCCGCTTTGTCCCTTAGTAAAGCACTATTTAAAGCAAAGGAATTATTTGAATCTGGAGAAACTGATATAAATAAGATAAGAAAAGAAATGGAAAAAATAATTTTGTCCCATCCAGAAGTTAAAGAAATTCAGTATATAGAATTCGTTGATGCTGAAACACTTGAGCCAAAAGAAAAACTTGAAAAAGGCACCGTAATTGCACTGGCAGTATTTATAGGAAATACAAGACTAATAGATAACATAAAGGTGTAA
- a CDS encoding alpha-ketoacid dehydrogenase subunit beta: MLYREALNKALDEMMAKDETVVILGEDVGFYGGNYRVTEGLYAKYGEKRAIDTPIAENSIVGNAIGMALGGLRPVAEIMTVNFILIAMDQIVNQMAKLRYMSGGKIELPMVVRTPQGVSKQLAAQHSQSLERFFASVPGLITMVASDATAAYYGLKYAIELDDPVIFLEHELLYPMKMEIQERKDFNPFKADIVKEGKDITIVSYLKMLHDTLKAVPVIEKELGVSVEVINLHSLNPLDMQTIGQSIKKTRRFVIVTEEPKTGSYAAEVVSRVTEEFFYQLDAPPLRICGEDVPTPYNRKLELLSIPTPDKIAKQIIYWGKENGI; this comes from the coding sequence ATGTTATACCGTGAAGCTTTAAATAAAGCACTTGATGAAATGATGGCAAAGGATGAAACAGTTGTTATTCTGGGTGAAGATGTTGGTTTTTACGGAGGAAACTACAGAGTTACAGAAGGACTTTATGCAAAATATGGAGAGAAAAGGGCAATAGATACCCCTATCGCAGAAAACTCCATAGTTGGAAATGCCATTGGAATGGCACTTGGTGGTTTAAGACCTGTTGCAGAAATAATGACAGTGAATTTTATACTAATAGCTATGGATCAGATTGTTAACCAGATGGCAAAACTCAGATACATGAGTGGCGGGAAAATAGAACTTCCCATGGTTGTAAGAACGCCACAAGGAGTATCAAAACAGCTTGCAGCCCAGCACTCACAGAGTTTAGAGAGATTTTTTGCTTCTGTTCCAGGGCTTATTACAATGGTAGCTTCTGATGCAACAGCTGCTTATTATGGTCTGAAATATGCAATAGAACTTGATGACCCTGTTATATTCCTTGAACATGAGCTTTTATATCCGATGAAAATGGAAATACAGGAAAGAAAGGATTTTAACCCATTTAAAGCAGATATTGTAAAAGAGGGAAAAGATATAACCATTGTTTCATATCTTAAAATGCTTCACGACACCTTAAAGGCTGTGCCTGTTATAGAAAAAGAGCTTGGCGTATCTGTTGAGGTAATTAATCTGCATTCATTAAATCCCCTTGATATGCAAACAATCGGACAATCCATTAAGAAAACAAGAAGATTTGTTATAGTCACAGAAGAACCTAAAACAGGTAGCTATGCTGCAGAAGTTGTTTCAAGGGTAACCGAAGAGTTTTTCTATCAGCTTGACGCACCACCATTGCGTATATGCGGTGAAGATGTTCCAACGCCTTATAACAGAAAGCTTGAACTATTATCCATACCAACACCTGACAAAATTGCAAAACAAATTATTTATTGGGGAAAAGAAAATGGAATATAA
- a CDS encoding DUF58 domain-containing protein, whose translation MIKITKAGWIYIGLTIFLGVAAVNTGNNLVYLIVSAMLSFMGISGFFGRKNLDKLQIELKFPEEIYAGIETPVKIVIKNKKRFLPSFLLKISINNQKSVVPYIDPSGEFDLHLTLKYNRRGWHILESIEICSVFPFNFFVRCKETPVNQRFIVFPKPEKCNLLFFYKNTKSAGEYQSDIIGTQGELISIKDYSPGDLLKLIHWKATAKTGQLKTKELTEETVRPVLIDFENVNIPDIEKRISCITYSILQMHKEGIPFGLKIGNILFPPEFSTANKVKILTALAEYGKNED comes from the coding sequence ATGATTAAAATAACCAAGGCCGGATGGATATATATAGGGCTTACCATATTTTTAGGGGTTGCAGCTGTAAACACAGGAAATAATCTTGTTTATCTGATAGTTTCTGCAATGCTGAGTTTTATGGGAATTTCTGGATTTTTTGGAAGAAAAAATCTTGATAAGCTTCAGATTGAACTGAAATTCCCTGAAGAGATTTATGCCGGCATTGAAACTCCTGTAAAAATTGTTATAAAAAACAAAAAAAGATTTTTACCCTCTTTTTTGCTGAAAATTAGTATAAATAACCAAAAATCTGTAGTTCCCTATATAGACCCTTCCGGAGAGTTTGACCTGCATTTAACCTTAAAATATAACCGGAGAGGATGGCATATATTAGAGTCTATAGAAATATGTTCAGTCTTCCCGTTTAATTTCTTTGTTAGATGCAAAGAAACTCCTGTTAATCAAAGGTTTATAGTTTTTCCAAAACCTGAAAAATGTAATTTGCTTTTCTTTTACAAGAATACAAAATCAGCAGGAGAATACCAATCAGATATTATAGGCACACAGGGGGAACTTATATCAATAAAGGATTACTCCCCTGGAGACCTTTTAAAGCTAATTCACTGGAAAGCAACAGCAAAAACTGGACAACTAAAAACTAAAGAGCTAACAGAGGAAACTGTGCGTCCTGTTTTGATTGATTTTGAAAATGTAAACATTCCGGATATAGAAAAAAGGATTTCCTGTATAACATACAGCATATTACAGATGCACAAAGAAGGTATTCCCTTTGGACTGAAAATCGGGAATATATTATTTCCTCCTGAGTTTTCCACAGCAAACAAAGTAAAAATACTAACAGCACTGGCAGAATACGGAAAAAATGAAGATTAA
- a CDS encoding DUF3488 and transglutaminase-like domain-containing protein, with product MKIKQIVFLITYVIGFIGFLSVARFVDYLYDIVFLILFIAGAYSDYKNKYPVPRIALNIISLIVVIFMATRISADNLVIPSIETLLVLLGIKFLENKEFRDFMQIYMISVFLLAGSALLTIDISFMLFFILLFFLVVIGAILLTYYTQDKELVIEKSVFKKLLIRLTIIPVVAIPFTALLFIILPRSQYPVFNFLNSQSTGRTGFSDSVQLGDVSQIQKDNTIIMRLKTDKPLDKENTYFRGIVLNFFDGHRWYRRFLSSKEEVSGKVIKQEIILEPYGNKYIFAIDVPVKFNRPVRKYNDFTFMSYRRIFNRIKYTALSVVTSRIKVIKIDKRGYLQYPKNINPKIIKLAKQLKGRTDIETVQNVVGYLKKYKYSLKNLKKGKDPLYDFLFVSKAGNCEYFASAAAVLLRIDGIPTRLVAGYRGVRYNEPGDFYYVPQSFAHTWIESYIDGYWYKFDPTPSYSARVLEKREKSVIVEKIRAFWEAVEYAYINMVINFDFSKQMKLLRKTSSIAKSFRNYLSIDKYLIIKLVIFTSIVYLIFYFVRHKPTLFLPPEKRLLYAFLKKMEKYGYKKEINEGLEEFVNRIDNAELKQKAYKFVFFYQNIYYRDKQFTPEEIKHLKDIIRDI from the coding sequence ATGAAGATTAAACAAATAGTCTTTCTTATAACTTATGTAATAGGGTTTATTGGTTTTTTATCGGTGGCACGGTTTGTTGATTATTTGTATGACATTGTATTTTTAATTTTATTTATTGCAGGTGCTTACTCAGACTACAAAAATAAATATCCTGTCCCCCGTATAGCTTTAAACATTATTTCTCTAATTGTTGTGATTTTTATGGCCACCAGAATAAGTGCAGATAACTTAGTTATACCTTCTATAGAAACGCTTCTTGTTTTACTTGGTATTAAATTTCTGGAAAACAAAGAATTTAGAGATTTTATGCAGATATACATGATTTCTGTATTTCTATTGGCTGGCTCTGCCCTTCTTACGATAGATATATCCTTTATGCTGTTTTTTATTCTGCTATTTTTCCTTGTGGTTATCGGGGCAATACTTCTTACCTATTACACACAGGATAAGGAGCTTGTAATTGAAAAAAGTGTTTTCAAAAAGCTCTTGATAAGGCTTACCATAATTCCTGTGGTAGCAATCCCGTTTACAGCTTTACTATTTATAATTCTTCCAAGAAGTCAGTATCCTGTTTTTAATTTTCTAAACTCTCAATCAACAGGGAGAACAGGATTTTCTGATTCTGTCCAGCTGGGAGATGTTTCTCAGATACAGAAAGACAATACCATTATAATGAGATTAAAAACAGACAAGCCCCTTGATAAAGAAAATACATATTTCAGGGGAATTGTTCTGAACTTTTTTGATGGTCATAGATGGTATAGAAGATTTCTAAGCTCAAAAGAAGAAGTTTCAGGTAAGGTTATTAAACAGGAAATAATATTGGAACCCTATGGAAACAAATACATTTTTGCTATTGATGTTCCTGTTAAATTTAATAGACCTGTCAGAAAATATAATGATTTTACATTTATGAGCTATAGAAGAATTTTTAATAGAATAAAATATACAGCTTTATCCGTGGTTACGAGCAGAATAAAGGTAATAAAAATAGATAAAAGAGGGTATCTGCAATATCCAAAAAACATTAATCCTAAAATCATAAAATTAGCAAAACAGCTTAAAGGCAGAACAGACATTGAAACGGTCCAAAATGTTGTTGGTTATCTGAAAAAATATAAATACTCCCTGAAAAACTTAAAAAAAGGCAAAGACCCTTTATATGACTTTCTGTTTGTTTCTAAAGCAGGAAATTGTGAGTATTTTGCATCTGCAGCTGCTGTTTTGCTCAGAATAGACGGTATTCCGACAAGACTTGTTGCAGGATATCGAGGGGTCAGGTATAACGAGCCGGGAGATTTTTATTATGTGCCCCAGAGTTTTGCACATACATGGATAGAAAGCTATATAGATGGCTACTGGTATAAGTTTGACCCTACACCTTCGTATTCAGCAAGGGTTTTAGAAAAAAGAGAAAAGTCAGTAATCGTGGAAAAAATCAGGGCATTCTGGGAAGCTGTAGAGTATGCATACATAAACATGGTTATAAATTTTGATTTCAGCAAACAAATGAAACTACTAAGAAAAACAAGTTCCATAGCAAAAAGTTTTAGAAACTATTTATCCATAGATAAATATTTGATTATAAAACTTGTTATTTTTACCTCAATTGTTTATCTGATTTTTTATTTTGTCAGGCACAAACCCACTTTATTTTTACCACCTGAAAAAAGATTACTTTATGCGTTTTTGAAAAAAATGGAAAAATACGGTTATAAAAAAGAAATAAACGAAGGTCTTGAAGAGTTTGTAAACAGAATTGATAATGCGGAATTAAAACAGAAAGCCTACAAGTTTGTATTTTTTTATCAAAATATTTACTACAGAGATAAACAATTTACCCCTGAAGAAATAAAGCATCTAAAAGATATTATCCGTGATATCTGA
- a CDS encoding EAL domain-containing protein produces the protein MENNLKCRVLDNAPDIIFVIKPDKEIIYINKTFCEVLEFSPEEILGKPADKIIDSQHIDSLIHSIENNFSVEDQEAYLISNTGKKIRVIIRVGAIKNGKVQQIIINARDLTYLNILKEQLEKYAETLEEIVQNRTKELTKTKNFLENVLSSIPDIFLVLDENGNIILSNDAAKEKLSNISDITEKIFVRANNKEFPIKELFHEIIKNKRTCKSFTSKLIIDDKEIPMHIVASSLGKNTDVKGVILILKDVSELKEKENFLNLYKTIYENTLDAIGIIDTEGRYVDQNKSNEELLGYTIEEIRGKRFPDFLKIPNAEETLKQLKKKGRLRFISTTIDRHGNKKYLDIVALAVKDKEGNDKYYVGIKRDITDIIQREKELEELTKKLEKRLYTDPLTGLPNRLKLIEDLKDIVSPKLAIINIDDFKEINDFYGYQVGDFVLKQLGKEIKEFLTDSSYRLYKLSADEYAVLAIRYIQSHEFERVINQLIYHIQETPIVYEDNEIYISITAGISLENHGILNKADMALKYAKTNKKPVVYYKDELQMKELYEKNILITKKIKDALKSDRIIVHYQPIFETKTGNLSKFEALVRLIDFDGKVLNPKEFLDIAKKAKLYPEITKKVLQKTFENFRNINKDFSINISVEDIHNREITRMIFDYLSQEDFKNKVVFEILESEGIKSYTEVSEFFKEVKKLGGRIAIDDFGSGYSNFEYILKLDVDFLKIDGSLIKNIDKDLYSQVIVETIINFAKKLGIRTIAEFVHSEEVYEMAKNLEIDYCQGYYLSPPKPFEKLLSNS, from the coding sequence ATGGAAAACAATCTAAAGTGCAGAGTTCTCGACAACGCACCTGACATTATCTTTGTAATAAAACCAGATAAAGAGATTATATATATAAACAAAACCTTTTGTGAAGTTCTTGAATTTTCTCCTGAAGAAATCTTAGGCAAACCGGCTGATAAAATAATAGACAGCCAGCATATAGATTCTCTTATCCATTCAATTGAAAATAATTTTTCTGTAGAAGACCAAGAAGCCTATCTGATATCAAACACAGGGAAAAAGATAAGGGTTATTATAAGGGTGGGAGCTATTAAAAATGGAAAAGTTCAGCAGATTATAATAAATGCCAGAGACTTAACCTATCTTAATATTCTAAAAGAACAGTTGGAAAAATATGCAGAAACCCTTGAGGAAATTGTCCAAAATAGAACCAAAGAGTTAACTAAAACCAAAAATTTTCTTGAAAATGTTTTATCCAGTATTCCTGATATATTTCTTGTTCTTGATGAAAATGGAAATATTATCTTAAGTAACGATGCGGCAAAAGAAAAATTAAGTAACATATCAGACATAACAGAGAAAATTTTTGTCAGAGCAAACAATAAAGAATTTCCTATAAAAGAACTATTCCATGAAATTATAAAGAATAAAAGAACCTGTAAAAGTTTCACCAGTAAATTAATTATAGATGACAAAGAAATACCTATGCATATTGTTGCTTCATCTCTAGGTAAAAATACAGATGTAAAAGGTGTTATTCTTATTCTAAAAGATGTTTCAGAGTTAAAAGAAAAAGAAAACTTCCTGAATCTTTATAAAACTATTTATGAAAACACCCTTGATGCAATCGGTATCATAGATACAGAAGGCAGATATGTAGACCAGAATAAATCCAATGAAGAGCTTTTAGGGTATACTATAGAAGAAATCAGAGGAAAAAGATTTCCTGATTTTCTGAAAATTCCCAATGCGGAAGAAACCCTTAAGCAGTTAAAAAAGAAAGGCAGATTAAGATTTATATCCACCACAATAGACCGCCACGGAAATAAAAAATACCTTGATATTGTTGCTCTTGCAGTAAAAGATAAAGAAGGAAATGATAAATACTATGTGGGGATCAAAAGGGATATTACAGATATAATCCAGAGGGAAAAAGAATTAGAAGAGTTAACTAAAAAACTTGAAAAAAGATTATACACAGACCCATTAACAGGACTACCAAATCGTTTAAAACTAATAGAAGACCTCAAAGATATTGTAAGTCCAAAACTTGCAATAATTAACATAGATGATTTTAAAGAAATTAATGATTTTTATGGATATCAGGTGGGAGATTTTGTTTTAAAACAATTAGGAAAGGAAATCAAAGAATTTCTTACAGACTCCAGCTACAGATTATATAAACTATCTGCAGATGAATATGCAGTTCTTGCCATCAGATATATACAATCCCATGAGTTTGAAAGGGTAATAAATCAGCTTATATACCATATTCAAGAAACCCCAATTGTTTATGAGGATAACGAGATATATATATCAATTACAGCAGGTATATCTCTAGAAAATCATGGTATTCTCAATAAAGCAGATATGGCTTTAAAGTATGCTAAGACAAATAAAAAGCCTGTTGTTTATTACAAAGATGAACTACAAATGAAAGAACTTTATGAAAAAAATATTCTTATCACCAAGAAAATAAAAGATGCCCTGAAATCAGACAGAATAATAGTCCATTACCAGCCAATATTTGAAACAAAAACGGGTAATCTAAGCAAATTTGAAGCTCTTGTTAGACTTATTGATTTTGATGGGAAAGTCTTAAATCCTAAAGAATTTCTTGATATTGCAAAAAAGGCAAAACTTTATCCGGAAATAACTAAAAAAGTTCTCCAAAAAACATTTGAAAACTTTAGAAATATCAACAAAGATTTTTCAATAAATATATCAGTAGAGGATATTCATAATAGGGAAATTACAAGAATGATTTTTGATTATCTAAGTCAGGAAGATTTTAAAAACAAAGTTGTATTTGAAATTCTTGAGTCTGAAGGTATAAAAAGCTATACGGAAGTTTCAGAATTTTTTAAAGAAGTAAAAAAGTTAGGCGGTAGAATTGCCATAGATGATTTTGGCAGTGGATATTCAAATTTTGAGTATATTCTTAAACTTGATGTTGATTTTCTAAAAATAGATGGTTCTCTTATAAAAAACATTGATAAGGATTTATATTCACAGGTTATTGTTGAAACCATAATAAATTTCGCGAAAAAATTAGGAATAAGAACTATAGCAGAATTTGTTCATTCAGAAGAAGTTTATGAAATGGCCAAAAATCTGGAAATAGATTACTGCCAGGGATATTATCTTTCACCACCTAAACCGTTTGAGAAATTATTAAGTAATTCTTGA
- a CDS encoding dihydrolipoamide acetyltransferase family protein, with protein sequence MEYKMTMPQLTDTMEEGKIVRWLKKEGDYVKKNEPIVEIESDKAVIEVPSMREGILKKILAEEGEELPVGAPIAIIETEARAGETEEKQPSETEEKEISQQPEIKEEQPQPQPEKEEEIKIEIPEEIPAQKLPAGTASPAARQLAAKYGIDIQKLQEEGKLPVPAHEKDIKKFAFERYFSKQALELLNKYGLDPEEVYNEINKKKISQKDLEKYIKEKNIPYTYKPSDIQSILIKNLSKSTQIPTYHIKYKYNISYFLKDEEKTGFTLTTYLIKLFGDVLQEFPKLRTVYRDGQFYQYPASNISVAVAVGEELFNPTVKNVEEKSLKDIYNRLKEIKQKAKEKKLGIEDIQGATFSISNLGMFGIEEFDAVLPPHHAAIVAIGKAVDGIITAVFTFDHRVINGAEAAEFVIGVEKKLKDKKYLSSLK encoded by the coding sequence ATGGAATATAAAATGACAATGCCTCAACTTACAGATACTATGGAAGAAGGCAAAATTGTCAGATGGCTAAAAAAAGAAGGTGATTATGTAAAGAAAAATGAGCCTATAGTTGAGATAGAGTCAGATAAAGCCGTTATAGAAGTCCCATCTATGAGGGAAGGAATTTTAAAAAAGATATTGGCTGAGGAAGGAGAGGAACTACCGGTGGGAGCTCCTATTGCAATAATAGAAACCGAAGCCAGAGCAGGAGAAACAGAGGAAAAACAACCATCTGAAACTGAAGAAAAAGAAATCTCTCAGCAGCCTGAAATAAAAGAAGAACAACCACAACCTCAACCTGAAAAAGAAGAAGAAATAAAAATTGAAATACCGGAGGAAATTCCAGCCCAAAAACTTCCTGCAGGGACGGCATCACCTGCTGCCCGTCAGCTTGCAGCTAAATATGGTATAGATATACAAAAACTACAAGAGGAAGGTAAACTTCCTGTTCCTGCCCATGAAAAAGATATCAAAAAATTTGCATTTGAGAGATATTTCTCAAAGCAGGCATTAGAATTGCTAAACAAATATGGTTTAGATCCAGAAGAAGTTTACAATGAAATTAATAAAAAGAAAATATCACAGAAAGACCTTGAGAAATATATCAAAGAGAAGAATATTCCCTACACATATAAACCATCTGATATCCAAAGCATACTAATAAAAAATCTTTCAAAAAGCACCCAGATCCCCACATATCACATTAAATATAAATACAATATTAGTTATTTTCTTAAAGACGAGGAAAAAACTGGCTTTACACTTACAACTTATCTTATAAAACTGTTTGGAGATGTTTTACAAGAATTTCCAAAGCTTAGAACTGTTTATCGTGATGGTCAGTTTTATCAATATCCGGCATCTAATATATCCGTTGCTGTTGCAGTAGGAGAGGAACTTTTTAATCCAACGGTAAAAAATGTTGAAGAAAAATCTTTAAAAGATATCTATAATAGGCTAAAAGAGATAAAACAAAAGGCAAAAGAAAAAAAACTTGGAATTGAAGATATTCAAGGAGCTACGTTTTCCATATCTAATCTTGGAATGTTCGGTATAGAAGAATTTGACGCAGTTCTGCCACCGCATCATGCAGCAATCGTTGCAATTGGGAAAGCTGTTGATGGAATAATAACAGCTGTTTTCACTTTTGACCACAGAGTAATAAACGGAGCTGAAGCAGCAGAATTTGTTATAGGAGTAGAAAAAAAACTGAAAGATAAAAAATATTTATCTTCTCTAAAATGA